From the genome of Nicotiana sylvestris chromosome 2, ASM39365v2, whole genome shotgun sequence, one region includes:
- the LOC104214485 gene encoding uncharacterized acetyltransferase At3g50280-like: MTKHQAVSTCVIRSGKPIDRNSPTKNIHLTPWDLQLLTVDPIQKGLLFRKPNPQQHTELATSSEIINRLKTSLSDTLNYFPLLVGRLVASKNSDNTLSFFINCSNEGAEFTHATAPGLTVADIVKPTYVPKIVKSFFPLNGVRNYEGVCKPVLAVQVTELVDGFFIGCTVNHCVADGTSFWHFINSWSEISRTRSCNLTVNKPPVLERWFPRFTASPIHVTLPKEHLYDEFDPPLLEERVFHFSKKNIAQLKAKANSEFGTNQKTCISSLQAVLAHLWQSVICCRSGINADENFSFKILIGARPRLQPPLPEGYFGNAVHFVNVTTTARELLQNNSGWAALQMNKVVAMQTHEEIMIFYQSWVKNPKIVKKSEVVTNSLIASSSPRFNVYANDFGWGRPIAVRSGAGNKHDGKMTIFSGVEEGSIDIEACLTPETLHAMGEDAKFMEAVTV, from the exons ATGACGAAACATCAAGCGGTATCTACATGTGTAATTAGGTCTGGGAAACCCATAGACAGAAACTCTCCTACCAAAAATATTCACTTAACTCCGTGGGATCTCCAACTCCTCACAGTAGATCCAATCCAAAAAGGACTACTTTTCCGAAAACCAAATCCTCAGCAACATACAGAGTTAGCAACATCATCAGAAATCATTAATCGCCTAAAAACCTCACTCTCTGATACTCTAAATTATTTTCCTCTCCTTGTTGGCCGACTTGTTGCAAGTAAAAACAGTGACAACACCTTATCTTTCTTTATTAATTGCAGCAATGAAGGAGCTGAATTCACTCATGCAACTGCGCCAGGCTTGACTGTCGCTGATATCGTGAAGCCAACTTACGTGCCAAAGATTGTCAAATCTTTCTTTCCACTGAATGGAGTTCGCAACTATGAAG GAGTTTGTAAACCTGTGTTGGCCGTGCAAGTCACTGAGCTAGTGGATGGCTTTTTCATTGGATGTACTGTCAATCATTGTGTAGCCGATGGGACTTCTTTCTGGCATTTCATCAATTCTTGGTCCGAAATATCACGCACTAGAAGTTGTAATCTTACAGTGAATAAACCGCCGGTCCTCGAACGTTGGTTTCCTAGATTTACTGCTTCCCCAATTCATGTCACTTTACCTAAGGAACATCTGTACGATGAATTTGATCCACCTCTGTTGGAAGAAAGAGTTTTCCATTTTAGCAAGAAGAACATAGCTCAGCTCAAAGCCAAAGCCAACTCTGAATTTGGAACCAACCAAAAGACTTGTATCTCTTCTTTGCAAGCCGTTTTGGCTCATCTATGGCAATCTGTTATTTGCTGCCGTAGTGGTATAAACGCTGACGAAAATTTTAGTTTCAAAATACTTATAGGTGCAAGGCCAAGGCTTCAGCCGCCTTTACCTGAAGGCTATTTTGGAAATGCAGTCCATTTTGTGAACGTGACAACCACCGCCAGAGAGTTGCTACAGAATAATTCGG GTTGGGCAGCTTTGCAAATGAATAAGGTGGTAGCCATGCAAACCCACGAAGAAATTATGATTTTTTACCAAAGTTGGGTGAAAAATCCAAAGATAGTGAAGAAGAGTGAGGTGGTGACTAATAGCTTGATTGCTAGCAGCTCGCCGCGTTTCAACGTGTACGCCAATGATTTTGGATGGGGGAGACCGATTGCTGTGAGAAGTGGGGCTGGAAACAAACATGATGGGAAAATGACAATTTTTAGTGGCGTGGAAGAAGGAAGTATTGACATTGAAGCTTGTTTGACCCCTGAAACTCTGCATGCTATGGGAGAAGATGCAAAATTCATGGAAGCTGTTACCGTTTGA